A window of Oryza glaberrima chromosome 2, OglaRS2, whole genome shotgun sequence genomic DNA:
AAAGAAATGGTGGAATCCATGCCCTACACCCAATCTCTGTTAGCTGGTTGCAAAGCAACAGGTTATCATGCGAAAGCTGCACCTCCAACCGTCACGATGCCACGGCTAAAAGTAAGACTGATTCTATATAGAGGTTCCTATTTGTGTAAGTATTTGGTAATCCTAAATATGTTATACTTTCAGGCAATGGTATCTGGGGCAATTGGAGGTTTTCTAGATGTAGCATTTAACTTCAATACTCAAGCCTTCTTGGATGACAATCTTCTTGGTTAGAACCTCTCCATACCTGACCTTATCCTTCTCTTGTATTAATCATCTTCTTTGCATACCTAATTGCCAACATGGTGAGTTCAACATGTTGGTCAAATTCATCATCCTCTGTGTTCTGCGTCATCCATCAGTTCTGGCCTGACCAAACAAGAAAATGCCTTATGAGCTATATTTATAATATGTTCACACCAATGCAGATCAGCTCCACATGATTGGTTATAAGTTAGTGATGCTGGGAGATGAGACATGGATCAAATTGTTCCCAAAATTATTCTGGAGACAAGATGGAGTGAGCAGTTTTTATGTGAGTTCCTCTCATGCATCacatgctctttttttttcacaagatAATGTGATTGAAAGATGAGAGTGTACTTGAACTTGGAATACTGATAAAATAAACTTACTATCGTGTGAAACTCTAATCTAACAGTAGGTTGCCAACTATAGATATTTGTGTATTAGGTATTTTAAGCTTGTGATTTGGTGCTTGGGTTTTGCTAATAGGCTAATAGCAGTCCTCTTTGTTTTGCATTCAGTCTTTCTACCTGTATAACTTAATTTAATGATTGTGACTGGATGTCAGGTGAAAGATACGGTTGAGGTTGATTTTAATGTTTCTCGTCATCTGGAATCTGAGTTTGCTGCCAAAGACTGGAACATGTTGGTATGTTCTTGGCTTAGTTCATGTTCACTTGTTCTATTCCTTTGTGAACTTATAGTAAAATATAGGTCTTTGGATTACAACCATTTATTCCAAGTATCCAATTAATGTTTCTTGTGATAAGTGTTCTAACAATCTTTACACTGTCTTCCCTTGTTTGTGCTGTTTCCTAAGGTTATCCTGCAAGTGTTCTATTCTTATGTACTAATCaggtttgttttgtttgttaatTTCAGATTCTCCACTATTTGGGCATAGATCATGTTGGCCACATTGGTGGCCGTCAGAGGTAAATACCATACATCTTCCATGCCTTTTTCTATTTGAATGGTGTCTAAgtaaagttaaaattttaaaatttacagtGTTTTGATGCCCCAAAAGCTGAAGGAGATGGATGATGTGATTAGAAGAGTGCACAATGCCGTATCAGGCCTTGAAGATAATTTGGACAGAACACTTTTGGTTTGTGATCCTATCTGAGTCCTATAAATTTTGTAAGATTCCTGGTAGCATGTATGTTTGTGACAAACAAGTTTGATCCTACATCTGTAAGAGATTACTACAAAGTCCACTAGTGAATGGTGAAGTTTGTAGTGATGATTTGATACATGTATGCTTAATAACTTTTATTCTGGCGCCTTTCTAAATAGTAGTGATGTTTATTGATTGTGGTTTCTGATTATCTGACGGGTTatccttgcaaaaaaaaataattatttgatGTGTTAATAACTCAAAAAttgttttcattatttttttgatTGTATTGTATTTGCTTTGGATTCGCAGCAAACTATAATAGCTTGTTAAGTTCAGTAGTGTTTACAACCGTTGATCAAGTCTGTGCCTTTTCTGGAAAGATAAAGGTCTACATTAAATCTCATAGGCATATTTCTGCCGCCCGACATTTCAGGTTGTGGTTAGTGATCATGGCATGACTGAAGGTGGTAATCATGGAGGATCCTCTTATGAAGAAACTGACTCCCTTGCCCTTTTTATAGGACACAGTGTTCAGAGTTCATATTGTTCACCTTATGACCAGAATGAAGCACTTCAGGTATAACTCTTACTCTATCACTGAATGTAGTTTCATCCTTTCTTTATCTCTGGATACCTATGGCAAATCCACTCATCAAGTATGTTTTCATATATAAATCATTGTTGTTGttgaatattttatttataaaccaCTCATTTTGTCATCATCTAAGCTATACTTGCGAACAATCCTAAAGTAGTGTTCCATTGACTACTCTTTTTTCTTTGTCAGGTGGACCTTGCGCCAACATTATCTCTCCTCTTTGGGACACCAATTCCGAAGAACAATATAGGTGTTGTGCTTCCAGAGGTTTTTAATTCTTTGACAGGTGAATCTATCCTTACCTTCTGTTTTCAGTTTCTTGCGCTTCATCAGGATGCAGGAtacttcataaaaaaatttaagatattttatgCACGTCGACTTTATAACGATTTCAATAGGTAATAGGATTTTGATGGATTTATAATCATGTGTCCCGATGCCTTTAGTTGATTGCTATGTCTTTATCTATCCTATCTCAAAAGATGTTAGTGGTAGTTGTGggtctgccaccaccaccacccaactACCATGTAAGACCCACGAACAGTGAGACAAGACTTTGTGATGTCTGACCCCTATAGCTAACTGAACAGTCACCTAGAAAGTAACAGCAGAATTAGTATGATGATAATATATTAgactatatttttataggctttaaaatatatgtaatgagctatttttaaaaaaatccattgcaACACACAGGCATTATGCTAGTTCTCAGTTAAACTGGTGGTCTGGAATATTGGAATTTTACAAATTGCATGATTCAGTACTCAAAACTCTTCAGCTCAAAATATGATGAGTGCATCTTATTTCAGATCAGCAAAAACTGCGGACCTTAGAGCTGAACTCATTGCAATTCTTAAGATTGTTGCAAGCACAGTTACCTGCTTTCTGCTTTGAGGATTGCATTAATGCAAAGTATGGTCTAGGAATTGATAAAATTCCTCAATCTGTTGAGAAGAAGTTGTGTCATTTGCTTTCTAAAGCTTTTGATTCCCACCATCCTTCACACCTTCATCAAACATCTAATGTCAAGTAAGCGTCTGCTGTTAAAATCCTCTAAACTGTTGTGAATATGATCAACCTTCACTTCTTAAAAATACATCCTTTTTCAGGTCCATTGAAGCTGGGTGCAACAGGACTGCTGTCAACGCCTACTATGAATTCTTAAGATATGCGAGTGAGTGGTTGTCTCACAGAGCGACCAATGTAATTTTACTATCTTTGCAACCCTAGTGTGAAGTAGCATTCTGTTACATTTTTCCTTTCACCTTAAGATCAAAttgatttgttttccttttactGTTATATTTTCAGAAACCATTCTATTTACTTGTCTCTGCGATCtcattgatgattgtttcatgCCTTTCTCTCATGGGGATTGTCTCTTGCCTACTTAAGGGAAAGTCTCTGAGTCAGTTTGAACATCATTCTGAGTGGAATTCAGATTACCATTGGCACCTTGATGAAGTGTTCATTATCATGGGGATTTTTCTTTATGTCAGCAGTCTTGGATCAAGCTCTTTTGTGGAAGAAGAACAGTATACATGGCACTATCTCACTTCTACTCTGTATTTAATATTTCTCATCAAGACGACACAATCAATGCTGAGAGAATCAGATTCAGCGGTAGCACGAGCAGAAGGCAAGATTTTTCATGGAAATGACTGCTCTTATTTTACTAGCTGTAAATTAATCCCCAGTATGCGAGACGGTTACAGGTTGTGCACTATCATTATCATTCTTGTTTCTGGGAGAATTCTAAGAGCTTGGCATCAAGGTGGGGTTAACTGGATTCACTTTCCTGACATTTCAAAGTCACTGGCCCAAGCTGATTCATTTGTTGTAAAGGCTCTTCAAATTATCTCCGTTCTTGCAGTTGTGGTACTGTATTCAGTTTCACTCCTGTTACTGAGACCAAGGAAGCTGAATATTCTGCTCGTATGGTTGAGTCACTTTTTTTGTGGAATTTTGGTTGTACTCCATATCTGGCAAAGCCAGATCAATACTTCACTACCAACCAAACATAGCACAACATCAATAGCTCAGATATTTTATGTCATCGCAAGTATTTCATTAACATTCACTTTTGTTGCATCACCTTGGATATTTCCAATACATTCTATGGAAGCAGAACCAACATCCTCTGGCTCGAGTCCTAAAACGGCAATACATCTGCAAGGCATAAATCATTCTATGTTCCTGATTGGAATAACATACGCGGCTTTCTGGTGCCTTCTGCAATTGCTTCTGCAGCAGCCCATAAATGCAATACCTCTTCTGCTCATTTTCTTGCAAATAATCTCTAGTATAATGCATTTTTCTCTGGATAAATCATTGCATAAGAAATGGGTACAGGTTAGTTCctttaaatattattaatatttgcttaccaatatgatatttttcatgAATATTGGCATGGTATGAAATGGTTTACTAATGAGTAATCATCGTTGATGAACTGTGTAGATTGTCGCGATGCAATTATTGGGGTTGTCTGGTCATTTTGGTCTTGGAAACACCAATAACCTTGCCAGCATTGATGTTGCTGGAGCTTTCATTGTAAGTTTAACAAAGACTTAGTTAAGTGCCTTTTATCCTCATTGCATTCTGGTTTGACTAGTGAATTTCAACAGGGCATTTCAAGTTACTCCACAGTTCTTTCTGGCATATTGATGTTCATGATTACATATGGATCACCTCTGCTGTTGTACCTTGGGATGGTTTTTTATATATCAGTGATAAGCAGTGATGATATCTCTACTCCACATCAATCGAAATGGAGCTGCATTTTGGACAAAATGATCACGTTGCCCTGTTTGCTTCCTTTGCTCATTAATTCTATTGCCTTGACATCGTACACCATTGTTTTGCTGCTCATGAGGAACCACTTGTTTGTTTGGAGCGTATTTTCACCGAAGTGAGTATTCAATAATCTATCTTTTTAAACCAGAATAGGTGACTGCAGCCGTACTCTAGAGACTGTAACCATATGAACTAATGCCACTAGCATGCCCATCACATTGCTGCATACTGCATAGAACATGTGAAACcaaataaaagaaatttatGGCGTTTTCAAGTTTCCAATTCCGATCTTCCTTAACGGAAATTAGATGCAGAACTGCGACCAGATTGTTTTCACTTGCTGCAACGTTTATCATTGATAGAGACTTCTTACTGAATCAGCACATCAAGCTCTTATATACTACAtctggttgttgttgttgttgttgttttattGACAGTTTTCATTTCCAATGCATACAGGTACCTTTATGTTTGTGCAGCGACAGTATGCACTTGCGCTGGAGTGTTCATTATAGCCGTGACAGCAGTTTACACTTGCACTGTTTTTTCCTTCAGGATGAGAAACTACAAGGATAAATCCgtataattagttttaaaattaGTAGTTCTTATATAGTCATTTATCAGAAAGGAAGAGTAACATTGCCTTCATCGAGAACCTTTTttacggtgtgttttttttttttttgggggggggggggggggggggggggagggtccATTTTGTTGTCTAGTTTAGAAAAACTTTAGATCATACAATTCCCTCTTCAAGGGTGTAAACACACATATCTAGAGATTTTCTGATGTATGTATTTCTGTTATACTAGCATGTTCAACTTGAATATTTGTTCTCTATTATTAGTCTGGTAA
This region includes:
- the LOC127762836 gene encoding GPI ethanolamine phosphate transferase 2 isoform X1, producing MAGGGGASPSCAAVAGWTVTAVLLQVVGLSMFLYGFFPVKPTLPGFSGAESYRMPSCGLAGGGEQPALPPDQLRSLYRELSEVPPVYDRLVLMVIDGLPAEFVLGRVGKPPSKEMVESMPYTQSLLAGCKATGYHAKAAPPTVTMPRLKAMVSGAIGGFLDVAFNFNTQAFLDDNLLDQLHMIGYKLVMLGDETWIKLFPKLFWRQDGVSSFYVKDTVEVDFNVSRHLESEFAAKDWNMLILHYLGIDHVGHIGGRQSVLMPQKLKEMDDVIRRVHNAVSGLEDNLDRTLLVVVSDHGMTEGGNHGGSSYEETDSLALFIGHSVQSSYCSPYDQNEALQVDLAPTLSLLFGTPIPKNNIGVVLPEVFNSLTDQQKLRTLELNSLQFLRLLQAQLPAFCFEDCINAKYGLGIDKIPQSVEKKLCHLLSKAFDSHHPSHLHQTSNVKSIEAGCNRTAVNAYYEFLRYASEWLSHRATNKPFYLLVSAISLMIVSCLSLMGIVSCLLKGKSLSQFEHHSEWNSDYHWHLDEVFIIMGIFLYVSSLGSSSFVEEEQYTWHYLTSTLYLIFLIKTTQSMLRESDSAVARAEGKIFHGNDCSYFTSCKLIPSMRDGYRLCTIIIILVSGRILRAWHQGGVNWIHFPDISKSLAQADSFVVKALQIISVLAVVVLYSVSLLLLRPRKLNILLVWLSHFFCGILVVLHIWQSQINTSLPTKHSTTSIAQIFYVIASISLTFTFVASPWIFPIHSMEAEPTSSGSSPKTAIHLQGINHSMFLIGITYAAFWCLLQLLLQQPINAIPLLLIFLQIISSIMHFSLDKSLHKKWVQIVAMQLLGLSGHFGLGNTNNLASIDVAGAFIGISSYSTVLSGILMFMITYGSPLLLYLGMVFYISVISSDDISTPHQSKWSCILDKMITLPCLLPLLINSIALTSYTIVLLLMRNHLFVWSVFSPKYLYVCAATVCTCAGVFIIAVTAVYTCTVFSFRMRNYKDKSV
- the LOC127762836 gene encoding GPI ethanolamine phosphate transferase 2 isoform X2, with translation MVESMPYTQSLLAGCKATGYHAKAAPPTVTMPRLKAMVSGAIGGFLDVAFNFNTQAFLDDNLLDQLHMIGYKLVMLGDETWIKLFPKLFWRQDGVSSFYVKDTVEVDFNVSRHLESEFAAKDWNMLILHYLGIDHVGHIGGRQSVLMPQKLKEMDDVIRRVHNAVSGLEDNLDRTLLVVVSDHGMTEGGNHGGSSYEETDSLALFIGHSVQSSYCSPYDQNEALQVDLAPTLSLLFGTPIPKNNIGVVLPEVFNSLTDQQKLRTLELNSLQFLRLLQAQLPAFCFEDCINAKYGLGIDKIPQSVEKKLCHLLSKAFDSHHPSHLHQTSNVKSIEAGCNRTAVNAYYEFLRYASEWLSHRATNKPFYLLVSAISLMIVSCLSLMGIVSCLLKGKSLSQFEHHSEWNSDYHWHLDEVFIIMGIFLYVSSLGSSSFVEEEQYTWHYLTSTLYLIFLIKTTQSMLRESDSAVARAEGKIFHGNDCSYFTSCKLIPSMRDGYRLCTIIIILVSGRILRAWHQGGVNWIHFPDISKSLAQADSFVVKALQIISVLAVVVLYSVSLLLLRPRKLNILLVWLSHFFCGILVVLHIWQSQINTSLPTKHSTTSIAQIFYVIASISLTFTFVASPWIFPIHSMEAEPTSSGSSPKTAIHLQGINHSMFLIGITYAAFWCLLQLLLQQPINAIPLLLIFLQIISSIMHFSLDKSLHKKWVQIVAMQLLGLSGHFGLGNTNNLASIDVAGAFIGISSYSTVLSGILMFMITYGSPLLLYLGMVFYISVISSDDISTPHQSKWSCILDKMITLPCLLPLLINSIALTSYTIVLLLMRNHLFVWSVFSPKYLYVCAATVCTCAGVFIIAVTAVYTCTVFSFRMRNYKDKSV